DNA sequence from the Candidatus Sulfuricurvum sp. RIFRC-1 genome:
TTTACGCCCAGTGATTCCGAGTAACGCTTGCACCCTCCGTATTACCGCGGCTGCTGGCACGGAGTTAGCCGGTGCTTATTCAAGAGGTACCGTCATTATCTTCCCTCTTAAAAGGAGTTTACACACCGAAATGCGTCATCCTCCACGCGGCGTTGCTGCATCAGAGTTTCCTCCATTGTGCAATATTCCTCACTGCTGCCTCCCGTAGGAGTCTGGACCGTGTCTCAGTTCCAGTGTGTCTGATCATCCTCTCAAACCAGATACCCGTCATAGCCTTGGTGAGCCATTACCTCACCAACTAGCTGATAGGACATAGACTGATCTCTTAGCGAAAAAACTTTCCCGACTTACCTTAAAGTAAGAAGGAGTATCCGGTATTAATCACCGTTTCCAGTGGCTATCCCGAACTAAGAGGTACATTATCTATGGTATACTCACCCGTGCGCCACTAATCAGGAGAGCAAGCTCTCCATCATCGTTCGACTTGCATGTGTTAGGCACGCCGCCAGCGTTCACTCTGAGCCAGGATCAAACTCTCCATAATTGGTTTGTCCAATCCTATGACCCAAGATGTTAAAATCATTGGCTTCATAAATTGTTATCTATTTTACTTTTTGGTGATTGGTTAACCCAATCAAAGTAAATAGACGGTTGTTGTATTGTGTTGACATAAGGTCAACGTCTCGAAGACACCGTCTCGAACCGTTTGACCTACTTAGTTTTCAATGATCTCAAACTCAAACTTAACTCTTCTTTTCGAAGCGTCTCATCGTTTGTGGACGGGAATTATAGGGGAAAAAGGGAAAGAAGTCAAGAGCTTCTGGGAAGAAATTTTAGAGAATTTCGAAAAAGATTTCCAAACGTATCAAACGCTTCATTATATATAGGGTTTCGGGAAAATTTATTCCAAAGAGACATCCACCATCACCCCTAAATGACTCGAACCGCTTCCGCTCACTACTCCTTGCATTGGAGAGATGTCTCCATAATCACGACCAAATCCTAAAAGGATATGTTGATCAAGCGGGGCCATGTTGTTCGTCGGATCAAAATCAAACCATCCAAATCCCGGGAAAAAGACGGAGAACCATGCGTGCGATGCATCGGAGCCAAACAGTTTCTCTGAACCTTCCTGCGGTGTTGTCTCGATATAACCGCTCATATAACGGACACATAACCCAACTCCGCGCAATGCAGTCAATGCAAAATGGGCGAAATCTTGACACACCCCTTTTTTCTCCGTAAAAACTGTCTCCACAGGGGTACTGAGATCACTAAACCCGCTGACAAAGGAAAAATCCGTAAATATCCGTCCCATAAATTCCTTAACGCCCTCATATAACGAGCGTTCAGGTTTAATCGATTCCAAAGCGTACATTACAATTTCTACTGAAGCAATCGGCAACAGCGGGCTTTTTAGCGAAAATTGTTTTGCTTCGATAATTTCAGGGGTGAGAAACATCATCCGCTCCTGTGCCTGCGCAAAGGTAAGGGCAATTACCCTCTGCGTATTTTCCTGAAGGCGTTCTAAGGCATTAAAATTGATTTCAACCCGCGACTGAGCCGCTACACTGAGTATCGTATGAGGTTCCCGCACCAAGAGATGATGAAGGTGATTTCCAAAAAAATCGTCATACGACTCTATCTCAGCGGCGATAGGCTCAATGGTGAGATCAAAATTGAGTACTTTTTGAATTTCAGTATCTCTAGGCTGAAGTCGAATGAGGTTATGGCTAAACCCCACCTCATGTTGATAAACGAATCGGGTACTGTGGTAAATTGTATAAATCATTGGCTACTCATCATAATGGGCAAAATAGGTCTTGGATAACTCACCCGAAGCTAGGAGCAATCTGGATGAGAGTTGTGACAACAGCGTATCAAGCTCAGCTCTAATGTATTCATCCTCCGCCAATGCAGCAAGATCATCCGGTTTGCTCAAGCGTATCATTGAAAATGCCTCAAATATCGGTTCTTCATATCTTGTAAGATAGGTAGCATTTTTAAACTTCGGCAACTGAGGAAGCAATTTCATCAATCCATCAATCTCGCTGATCAATGATTTAGGGAAATTGATATCCAGCAGTAAAAATTCAATGACGTTACGCATATCATACGATGAACGGTAACGGGCACGATAAGCGTTCAAACTCTCACAGGTGCCGAGCAATGTCTCTAAGACTTCATACTCACTCACGCCATCATACGCCGGAGTGAGCAAACTTCTCGCTTTTGAGATCAACAATTGTGATCTCTCTATTCGTGCACCGATCTCATAGAGTATCGATCCCTGATCTGCGAACAAACTCTCTTGGATAAGTTCTTTGTAGGCCATTAACTGCATCAACAGTTTATCAAGGTTATGGATCATATAACGGGGATGCGGTTTCTCTTCGCGACAGAATTGATTCCATTCATGAGTCATACGCTCATAAATACGGGAGGCTTCCAAAGGTAAAAGATTTTTGGCATACGTGTTGGTGCCAGAGAGCATCGTCATTATTTGTGCCAAACTTCCAACCCGTCCCCCATTAAAACTGACCGATGCAATTTCATCAAATGGTGAAATCGCTCTGTTTTCTTCCAAAAATCCCGGATAGGTCATCGTTACATGGGTCAGTGTTTTACTCAACATCTCCTGCGTTTGGCGATTTGAAATATGATCATACCGAGAGGCATTCGTCATGTATTTCAATGTAGTTCGGATCATACGCGCCGTAATGATCGCCCTCATTAAATATCGTCCCAACCAAAAAAGATTTTCCGCCCGAAGGCTTGGAATGTTTTCAAACGAATTTTCAAAAGCGGCATTGGAATGAAATATTGGGCTCAACGGAACACTGTATGATTCACCCAGTACCCATAAATCTTTACTGCTCCCTCCGAATTGGTTGGATACCATCAGTGAGTCGATATTCATTCCAACCCGTACCAATGCTCCTGGCATCAGAGTATAAGTATCTTCTTGGGTTATTGTGTAGGCACGAATCACCGCTTTTCGAGGTTCAATCGATTCTTTGATCAATGTAGGGCAATTAGCGAACTCCACTTCCTCTTGTCCGACATAACGATGCGGCTGTTCAAGAATCGCTTTTCGTAAGCTAGTGAGATCTTTTTTACTCAGTTGTTTACCCACAAAAGTATGTTTTTCATCCACACGATCGATTGTTT
Encoded proteins:
- a CDS encoding transglutaminase family protein, encoding MIYTIYHSTRFVYQHEVGFSHNLIRLQPRDTEIQKVLNFDLTIEPIAAEIESYDDFFGNHLHHLLVREPHTILSVAAQSRVEINFNALERLQENTQRVIALTFAQAQERMMFLTPEIIEAKQFSLKSPLLPIASVEIVMYALESIKPERSLYEGVKEFMGRIFTDFSFVSGFSDLSTPVETVFTEKKGVCQDFAHFALTALRGVGLCVRYMSGYIETTPQEGSEKLFGSDASHAWFSVFFPGFGWFDFDPTNNMAPLDQHILLGFGRDYGDISPMQGVVSGSGSSHLGVMVDVSLE
- a CDS encoding circularly permuted type 2 ATP-grasp protein, with the protein product MFERYSQSSLYDEMFDQDKNIRPHWEALKNNLEKIGLEQLTTKQKEIDWRLEDNGVTYNVYNDPGGLNRPWKLDPIPLVIEESQWKIVEEGLKQRCKLFNFLLQDIYGEQKTIKDGIIPMEIIYAHGGFMREMHGMKIPLSIYAADMARGPDGKLWVINDRTQAPSGLGYAIENRLTMNATMQDLFEGISVQRLYDFFETFKSLFQNNSRNFDPLNILLSPGPHNETYFEHAYLSSFLGLTLVQGQDLLAKNGALWLKSLKGLRRVDTILRRVDENYCDPLELRSDSQLGVAGLVQSIRSGGVGMINPLGSGVLENLGLNPFMPHLARYFLDEELILPQIATWWCGQAKELEFVLENMERLIVKTIDRVDEKHTFVGKQLSKKDLTSLRKAILEQPHRYVGQEEVEFANCPTLIKESIEPRKAVIRAYTITQEDTYTLMPGALVRVGMNIDSLMVSNQFGGSSKDLWVLGESYSVPLSPIFHSNAAFENSFENIPSLRAENLFWLGRYLMRAIITARMIRTTLKYMTNASRYDHISNRQTQEMLSKTLTHVTMTYPGFLEENRAISPFDEIASVSFNGGRVGSLAQIMTMLSGTNTYAKNLLPLEASRIYERMTHEWNQFCREEKPHPRYMIHNLDKLLMQLMAYKELIQESLFADQGSILYEIGARIERSQLLISKARSLLTPAYDGVSEYEVLETLLGTCESLNAYRARYRSSYDMRNVIEFLLLDINFPKSLISEIDGLMKLLPQLPKFKNATYLTRYEEPIFEAFSMIRLSKPDDLAALAEDEYIRAELDTLLSQLSSRLLLASGELSKTYFAHYDE